The sequence CCTCACTCGTCCTCGGGGCCGTCGCGGCCACCGGCGTATGGCCCTCCCTCGCGCTGGCCATGCTGCCGTGGTCGTTCATCGCGGGCCCACTCGCCCTCGCCTTCGGCCTCGCCGGCGTCCACTACGCCCGCCGGGGCATCGGCCGCATGTGGACCGCCGTCGTCGGAACCGCCCTCGGAGCCGTCTCAGTGGCCGGCCTCCTCACCCTGATCGTGGCGCTCACCGCGTGGTAGGGCGGCCCCGCGCGTTCAGCCGATGACGGCGCGCGGCCCGGTGACCTCCGCGCCCAGCTCGGTCACCCGGCGCCGCAGCTCACGGTCGGCCGTGACCACCAGGCGGGGCCGGCCGGGCTGCCCGGCGGCCAGCTCCACGATCCGGTCGTCCCCGCTGCCGGACGCGGACTCCACCCGGACCCCCGGCACCGACTCCACCCCACGGGCGGCACCCTCGACCACGAGCACGATCTCCACGGCACCGCCGTGACCCGGCAGCCCCGCACCGGCCAGCCGGTCCCGCAGCCGCTCGGCGGCGCCCCTGCGGTCCCGCCACCAGCCGTCGGGGCGCGATCCGACGACGTTGGCGCCGTCGACGATCACCAGCACAGGGCCGTCCGGGTCCGGGGAGCCGAGAGGGTCGTTCATGGGGCAAGGGTCCCACGGCGCCCGTGCGGGGGCGGGATCCGGCACCTCACACGGGCGGCTTAAAGTGAACCGGTGAACGGCGACTGGCTCATGCGCGGCCGCGACGGCCGGCTCAGTGTCTACCAGCTGTCGGGCGAGGCCGTCCTGTGCCGGGTGGAGCGCGGGCCCGGCGGCCCCTGGACCGACCCCCGCACGGTGGGCGGCGACCAGAAACTCCACCCCGTCCTCGCCCTCGGGCAGGGCGCCGACGGCTATGCCCACCTGGTCTCCTGGCGGCCCACCAAGAAGGGCGAGTCCGGGCTGGTGCACTCCACCCACTTCCGCCCCCGCCTCGCGGCGCTGGACTGGAACCCGATCGGCCACCCCGACAGGACGGGCGACCGCACCGGACGGCCCGCCGTCGCCGTGGACGCCCAGGGCCGTGCCCACGTCTTCGTACGCAACGGCGACGGCGGGGTGAGCCTGCTCGCCCAGAAGGAGAAGGGCGGCTGGGAGCCCTGGCGCGACCTGAAGGGCCGGGACATCCAGGACGGCCTGGCGGCGGTGACGGGGGAGCGGGGCCGGATCGACCTGTACGCGGCCGCCCCCGGAACCATCCTGTACTGGCGCCAGGAGGAGCCCGGCGCCCAGCCGGTCCTCCAGGAGGCACTGGAGACGGGCGTCCGCCCCGGCACCCTGCGCGCCCTGGCCACGTCCGCCGACCGCACGACCGTCTTCTACACCGACGACTCGGGCGATCTGTGCGCCTGGCGTCCCGGCGGCAAGCCGGCCACCCTGCTGCCCTCGGCGGGCCCCGGCCCGGTCACGGCGGTCCGCTGCGAACTCGACGGCCACGACTGCACCTTGCTGGCCCAGCGTTCGGCGAGCGGCCGTGTGGCCTTCGCCGCCTATCCCACCGAGCTGGAGTCGGCGGGCGCGTGGTGGACGGAGTCGGGTCCGCGTCTGCCGGTGGACGCCCTGGTGTCGCTGGCCCTGGACGAGGACGACCGGCTGGTGGCGGCGACGTTGTCCCCGTCGACCGGCCAACTCCTGCTGACCGGACGGAAGGACGAGCCGGGGCTGGCGCTGGAGGCGTGGCGGCAGCTGTGAGTGCGCCATGATGGCGGTCGTGGACACCGAGACACTCATCGGCGCCTGGCGGCGTCTCCTTGGCGGCTCCGGAAAATCGTGGGTGCTCTACGAGCACGGCACCTGTGTGGTGCTGGAGGAACCCGAGGGACCACTCGCCGACCGGGCCACCGAGATCCTGCGCGAGTTCGGTCCCGCGCACGTGGGCGGCCCGGCGGGCGACTTCCGGGTGCTGGAGCTCAAGAGCGGGGAGGGCTGGCTGGTGACGGGCCACCATCCGGACGTGGTCACCTTCGTCGCCCTCGACGAGTCCGAGGACCCTGGGCATCTGGCGGTCGGGATCCACGGGCGGTCCAAGCGCGACCTGGACGGCAGGGAACTGCACGTCGTCCATGTCGAGGACGCGCGCTCTCCCGCCCCCTGACACGCCGGTGCCCGGCACACCCCGAGGTGTACCGGGCACCGCAGACCGTACGAAGGCCGTTACTGCGGGACGCTCGCCACGCCCGGAGCCAGGAACTTCTTGCCGTTCACGCGCTCCGAGACGCCCTCGCGGTCCAGGTACGGCGTGATGCCGCCCAGGTGGAAGGGCCAGCCGGCACCCGTGATCAGGCAGAGGTCGATGTCCTGGGCCTCGGCGACGACGCCCTCGTCGAGCATGAGCCCGATCTCCTGCGCCACCGCGTCGAGCACGCGCTCGCGCACCTGCTCCTCGGTCAGGACGACATCGCCCTGCTTCAGCAGCGCGGCGACCTCCGGGTCCAGCTCCGGCTTGCCGCTGTCGTAGACGTAGAAGCCGCGCTTGCCCGCCTTGACGACGGCCGCGAGGTTCGCGGAGACCGTGAAGCGGTCCGGGAAGGCCCGGTTGAGGGTCTCCGAGACGTGCAGACCGATCGCAGGGCCGACCAGCTCCAGGAGGACCAGCGGGGACATCGGCAGACCGAGCGGCTCGATCGCCTTCTCGGCGACCTCGACCGGGGTGCCCTCGTCGATGACGTTCTGGATCTCGCCCATGAAGCGGGTCAGGATGCGGTTCACGACGAACGCCGGGGCGTCCTTGGTGAGGACCGCGGTCTTCTTCAGCTTCTTGGCCACCGCGAACGCGGTCGCGAGCGAGGCGTCGTCCGTCTTCTCACCGCGGACGATCTCGAGGAGCGGGAGGATGGCGACGGGGTTGAAGAAGTGGAAGCCCACGACCCGCTCGGGGTGCTGGAGCTTCGACGCCATCTCCGTCACCGACAGCGAGGAGGTGTTGGTGGCGAGGATCGCGTGCGCCGGGGCGACCGCCTCGACCTCCGCGAACACCTGCTGCTTGACACCGATCTCCTCGAACACGGCCTCGATGATGAAGTCCGCGTCGGAGAAGCCCTCGGCCTTGTCCAGGACACCGGTCACCAGCGCCTTGAGACGGTTGGCCTTGTCCTGGTTGATCCGGCCCTTGCCGAGCAGCTTGTCGATCTCGGCGTGGACGTAGCCCACACCCTTGTCGACGCGCTCCTGGTCGATGTCGGTCAGGACGACCGGCACCTCCAGACGGCGCAGGAAGAGCAGGGCGAGCTGGCTGGCCATCAGACCGGCGCCGACGACACCGACCTTGGTGACCGGGCGGGCCAGGTTCTTGTCCGGGGCGCCCGCGGGACGCTTGCCGCGCTTCTGCACCAGGTTGAACGCGTAGATGCCGGAGCGCAGTTCGCCGCCCATGATCAGGTCGGCGAGCGCCTTGTCCTCGGCGTCGTAACCCTGCTGCAGGTCGCCGTTCTTGGCGGCCGCGATGATGTCAAGGGCACGGTAGGCGGCCGGGGCCGCGCCGTGCACCTTGCCGTCCGCGATGAAGCGGCCCTTGGCGACGGCCTGGTCCCAGGCCTCGCCGCGGTCGATCACCGGACGCTCGACCTCGATGTCGCCCTTGAGCACCTGGGCGGTCCAGATCAGCGACTGCTCCAGGAAGTCGGCGCCCTCGAAGATGGCGTCGGCGATGCCGAGGTCGAAGACCTGCTGGCCCTTGAGCTGCTTGTTCTGGTTGAGGCTGTTCTCGATGATGACCGAGACGGCCTTGTCGGCGCCGATCAGGTTCGGCAGCAGGGCGCAGCCGCCCCAGCCCGGGACCAGGCCCAGGAAGACCTCGGGCAGCGAGAACGCCGGGATGGCCTTGGACACCGTGCGGTAGGTGCAGTGCAGGCCGACCTCGACGCCGCCGCCCATCGCGGCGCCGTTGTAGTAGGCGAAGGTCGGGACCGCGAGGGCCGCGAGGCGCTTGAAGACCTCGTGGCCGCCCTTGCCGATGGCCAGCGCGTCCTCGTGCTTCTTCAGCAGCTCGACGCCCTTGAGGTCGGCGCCGACGGCGAAGATGAACGGCTTGCCGGTGACACCGGCGCCGACGATCGTGCCTTCGGCCGCCTCCTTCTCGACCTGGTCGATGGCGGTGTTGAGGTTCGCCAGCGAGGCCGGGCCGAAGGTGGTCGGCTTGGTGTGGTCCAGGCCGTTGTCCAGCGTGATCAGGGCGAAGCGCCCGGCACCGAACGGCAGGTCGAAGTGGCGCACGTGCGCCTGGGTCACGACCTCGTCCGGGAACAGCTCGGCCGCGCCCTTCAGGAGTTCAGCGGTGGTGCTCACTTGTCGCCTCCGTCGAAGTGCGGGTTCTCCCAGATGACCGTCGCGCCCATGCCGAAGCCGACGCACATGGTGGTCAGGCCGTAGCGGACGTGTCGCTGCTCCTCGAACTGGCGGGCCAGCTGCGTCATCAGCCGGACGCCGGAGGAGGCCAGCGGGTGACCGAAGGCGATCGCGCCGCCGTACTGGTTGACGCGCTCGTCGTCGTCCGCGATGCCGTAGTGGTCGAGGAGGGCCAGCACCTGGACGGCGAAGGCCTCGTTGATCTCGAAGAGACCGATGTCACCGATGCCCAGACCCGCCTTGGCGAGGGCCTTCTCGGTCGCCGGGATCGGGCCGTAGCCCATGACCTCCGGCTCGACGCCCGCGAAGGCGTACGAGACGAGGCGCATCTTGACCGGCAGGCCGTTCTCGCGGGCGAAGTCCTCGCTCGCGATGATCGAGGCGGTGGCGCCGTCGTTCAGACCGGCCGCGTTGCCCGCGGTGACCCGGCCGTGGACGCGGAACGGCGTCTTGAGGCCGGACAGGTTCTCCAGGGTCGTGCCCGGGCGCATCGGCTCGTCGGCGGTGACCAGACCCCAGCCGGTCTCGCCGGCCTCCGGGCTGGTGCGGCGCACCGAGATCGGCACCAGGTCCTGCTGGATCTTGCCGTTGGCGTACGCCTTGGCGGCCTTCTCCTGGGAGCGCACCGCGTACTCGTCGGCGCGCAGCTTGGTGATGTGCGGGTAGCGGTCGTGCAGGTTCTCGGCAGTCATGCCCATGAACAGGGCGGACTCGTCGACCAGCTTCTCGCTCACGAACCGCGGGTTCGGGTCCACGCCCTCGCCCATCGGGTGGCGGCCCATGTGCTCGACACCACCGGCGATGACGGCGTCGTAGGCGCCGAAGGCGATTGAACCGGCGGTGGCCGTCACGGCGGTCAGGGCGCCGGCGCACATGCGGTCGATCGAGTAGCCGGGGACCGACTGGGGCAGACCGGCGAGGATGCCGGCCGTGCGGCCGAGGGTCAGACCCTGGTCACCGATCTGCGTGGTCGCGGCGATGGCGACCTCGTCGATCTTCTTCGGGTCCAGACCGGGGTTGCGGCGCAGCAGCTCCCGGATCGCCTTCACGACAAGGTCGTCGGCGCGGGTCTCGTGGTAGATGCCCTTCGGGCCCGCCTTGCCGAACGGGGTGCGGACGCCGTCGACGAAGACGACGTCCCTGACGGTACGAGGCACGATGGCTCTCCTCCAGGGTGCGGGACGCTGAGCGCTTGCTTACGACCATGCTACTTATGAGTAACGTGGCTGCACAGTCCTGGTGGGGGGAGCGGCGAACGTCACACCAGAGGCTTCGCTCGAGCGGGGGGACCCCCATCGCCGCGCGGAACGACCGCCCGCGGCCGGGCACGGCAAGGTGGCAGGATCTTGGCGCGATCTCGACGTACCGGAGGCGCCCCGAAGGAGCGCGGGACCGTGTCGATACGCGGCTCCGCCGTGTGGGCGCGAGCGGCCACGGTGAACCCGCGGCCGCCGTACGTGATCAAGTCCTGCGGTGGCTAGACACCGTTCGCGGACAGCGCCGCAACCAGTGCGGCCGTCACCTGGTCCACCTGCCACGCCCGCGCGCCGTACCCCGCCAGCGCGGCACCCACGGACCCGGCGTCGACCACCTTCGGCGGCTCCCAGCAAAGACGCCGCACCGTGTCCGGAGAGATCAGGTTCTCCTGCGGCATGCCGAGCTGCTCGGCCAGCGTCGAGACCCCGGCCCGGGCGGCGGACAGCCGGGCCGCCGCGGCGGGGTCCTTGTCGGCCCACGCCCGTGGCGGCGGCGGCCCGGTGACAGGCTGGCCGGGCTGCGGCAGCGCACCGTCGGGAAGGGCCTTGGCCCGGTCCACCGCGGCCTGCCACTGCTCCAGCTGCCGCCGCCCCACCCGGTGCCCGAACCCGTTCAGCGCGGCCAGCGCGTGCACACTGCCCGGCAAGGAAAGCGCGGCCTCCACGATGGCCGCGTCCGAAAGAACCTTGCCCGGCGACACGTCCCGCCGCTGGGCGATCCGGTCCCGTGTCTGCCACAACTCCCGTACGACGGCCAGCTGCCGGCGCCGCCGCACCTTGTGCATGCCGGACGTACGGCGCCAGGGATCCTTGCGGGGCTCGGCCGGCGGCGCGGACGCGATCGCGTCGAACTCCTGGCGGGCCCACTCCAGCTTGCCCTGCCGGTCCAGCTCCTTCTCCAGAGCGTCGCGCAGGTCGACGAGGAGTTCCACGTCCAGCGCGGCATAGCGCAGCCAGGGCTCGGGCAGCGGGCGGGTGGACCAGTCGACGGCGGAGTGGCCCTTCTCCAGGACGAAGCCGAGGACGCTCTCGACCATGGCGCCGAGGCCGACCCGGGGGAACCCGGCGATCCGGCCGGCCAGCTCGGTGTCGAACAGCAGCGTCGGCACCATGCCTATCTCGCGCAGGCAGGGCAGATCCTGGGTGGCGGCGTGCAGCACCCACTCGACGCCGGACAGCGCCTCGCCGAGGCCGGACAGGTCGGGGCAGGCGACGGGGTCGATCAGCGCGGTGCCGGCCCCCTCGCGGCGCAGCTGCACCAGGTAGGCGCGCTGGCCGTAGCGGTAGCCGGAGGCGCGCTCGGCGTCGACGGCCACAGGGCCGGAACCGGCGGCGAACGCGGCGATCACCTCGGCGAGGGCGGCCTCGTCGGCGATCACGGGCGGAATGCCCTCGCGGGGTTCGAGTAGTGGAGTCGGCGCCCCCGTCACAGACGATCCGGCGTCGTCCGGAGGGGTGCCTCCGGTGGTGCGCAGGGAAGCGTCTGCTGCGGTGTCTTGGGCGTCGGTCACATGTCAAGGGTATCCGTGTATGGACAGCACCCGTCGCCGGAACGTTCCGGCGACGGGCACCGGAGGGTCATAAACCAGTCAGGCCGGTGAACGCCCGGTTCACATGGTGGAACCGGCGCTGCCGGCGAGCGGCCCGGCGCAGGGTGCGGCCGAGGGGGTCAGTGGATGATTCCGGTGCGCAAGGCCACGGCGACCATGCCGGCCCGGTCGCCCGTGCCGAGCTTGCGCGCGATACGGGCGAGGTGGCTCTTCACGGTCAGTGCGGACAGGCCCATCGAGACGCCGATCGCCTTGTTCGACTGGCCCTCGGCGACCAGCCGCAGCACCTCGACCTCGCGTCCGGACAGCTCCCGGTAGCCGCCCGGGTGGCTCGGGGCACCCGGGGGGCGGCGGTGCATACGGGCGCCGGCGCCGAGGGGAGCGGCGCCGGGGCGGGCGGGGAGCCCGATGTTCGTCCGGGTACCGGTGACGACGTAGCCCTTGACCCCGCCCGCCAGGGCGTTGCGGACGGCGCCGATGTCGTCGGCGGCGGAGAGCGCCAGCCCGTTGGGCCAGCCCGCCGCGCGGGTCTCGGACAGCAGGGTCAGGCCGGAGCCGTCGGGCAGGTGGACGTCGGCGACGCAGATGTCGCGGGGGTTGCCGATGCGGGGACGAGCCTCCGCGATGGACGAGGCTTCGATGACATCGCGCACACCGAGCGCCCACAGGTGACGGGTGACGGTGGAGCGGACGCGCGGGTCGGCCACGACCACCATGGCGGTCGGCTTGTTCGGGCGGTAGGCGACCAGGCTTGCGGGCTGCTCGAGGAGAACGGACACCAGGCCTCCTGGGGTGGGGGAAGGGGCCGGCTTTGGGGAAGAAGCCGGGACGAACCGTGCTTTCAAGGTCACAGTCGTCTTCGGCAGCAAACCCGTCCGCCTTTAGAGAATGATCACGATCTAGTGAGTAACAATCCGTGCAATTCGGACACGCGATCGATCATCCGAAGATCGAGTCGGTCCGGGCCGGTGCGATTCGAGTGCGGAAAGTGGCCGTATCGACAAAGAGATGGTCAATTGGGCGTTCGCGGGGGTTAAGCCGGCCGGACCGGTCGTGACATCACCGGGACTGCGGACCCCTGCGCCGCTGCGGCAGGGTCACCACCGAGGCGTCACCCGGACCGGCCGGGGGCAGCCCGCCGACCTGGGCCAGCAGATCGCACCAGGAAGCGAGGTGCCCTGCGGTGTCCGGCACCCCGGCGAGGCTCTCGCGGGGCGTCCAGGAGGCGCGGATCTCGATCTGCGAGGCGGGCGGCCGCTCGGCCAGCCCGCCGAAGTAGTGCGAGCCCGCGCGCGTGACGGTGCCGCTCGGCTCGCCGTACGTGAGACCGCGCGACTGCAGCGCGCCGGTCAGCCACGACCAGCACACCTCGGGCAGCAGCGGATCGGCCGCCATCTCCGGCTCCAGCTCCGCGCGCACCAGGGTCACCAGCCGGAACGTGCCGCGCCAGGCGTCGTGCCCCGCCGGGTCGTGCAGCAGCACCAGCCGCCCGTCGGCCAGATCCTGGTCACCGTCGACCACCACGGCCTCCAGCGCGTACGCGAACGGGGCGAGCCGCCGCGGGGCGGGCGTCGTCTCCACCTCGACCTGCGGCCGCAGACGGCTGCCGCGCAGGGCTTCGACCGCGGCACGGAAAGCCGGCGGACCCGAACTGTCGGAGTGCCGGTCCGCCTCCCCGGTGTCCTTCTCGTCGTCCGTACCGTCAGCACTGTCCGACATTCGTCCCTGAGCCGCAGCCATGCGGGAAGGGTAAGGGAGCCGGTGCTCGGTGCCGGACTAGACACCCCGCTCCGGCACTGCCGCGCCGTCCGGGGGCCGCCGCCCCGAGCCCCCGCTTCGGCCCTGAACGGGCCTCGTCCTCGCTCTCCCCGCTCTCGGCTCCGCCTGAGCGGGGGGACCCCCGGACAGGCTGAATTCCGGTGACCCGTGTCGTGCGAGACTGGCCCCGTGAGTGCCAACGGAAGCCCCACGGGCCAGCAGCCGACAGCGACGTACGACAGCGCCTTCCTCAGGGCGTGCAGGCGCGAGCCCGTGCCGCACACCCCCGTGTGGTTCATGCGCCAGGCCGGTCGCTCGCTGCCGGAGTACCGCAAGGTGCGCGAGGGCATCCCCATGCTGGAGTCCTGCATGCGGCCCGAGCTGGTCACCGAGATCACGCTGCAGCCGGTGCGCCGGCACGACGTGGACGCCGCGATCTACTTCAGCGACATCGTCGTCCCGCTCAAGGCCATCGGCCTCGACCTCGACATCAAGCCCGGCGTCGGCCCGGTCGTCGAGCAGCCGATCCGCACCCGCGCCGACCTCGCCCGGCTGCGCGACCTCACCCCCGAGGACGTCCCCTACATCACCGAGGCGGTCGGCCTGCTCACCCGCGAGCTGGGCGCCACTCCGCTGATCGGTTTCGCGGGCGCGCCTTTCACCCTCGCGAGTTACCTCGTCGAGGGCGGTCCGTCCCGCACGTACGAGAACGCCAAGGCGATGATGTACGGCGACCCGCAGCTGTGGGCCGACCTGCTGGACCGTCTCGCCGACATCACCGCCGCCTTCCTGAAGGTGCAGATCGAGGCGGGCGCCTCGGCCGTGCAGCTCTTCGACTCCTGGGTGGGCGCGCTGGCCCCGGCCGACTACGTGAAGTCCGTGATGCCCGCCTCGGCGAAGGTGTTCGAGGCCGTCGCGGGCTACGGCGTCCCGCGCATCCACTTCGGTGTCGGCACCGGTGAGCTGCTGAAGCTCATGGGCGAGGCCGGTGCGGACGTCGTCGGCGTCGACTGGCGCGTCCCGCTGGACGAGGCCGCCCGCCGCGTCGGCCCCGGCAAGGCGCTCCAGGGCAACATCGACCCGACCGTCCTGTTCACCGACAAGGACACCGTCGAGGCCCGGGCCCGTGAGGTGCTCGACGCGGCCACCGGCCTGGAGGGCCACGTCTTCAACCTCGGCCACGGCGTGATGCCGAACACCGACCCGGACGCGCTGACCCGGCTCGTGGATTACGTCCACACGGCGAGCGCCCGCTGAGCGGACCCGCTCACCACACCTGACGGGGCCGGGCCCGCCTGCCGAAGAGCAGACGGGGCGGCTCCGGCGGGGGCGGGGTGCCGGGCTTGAGCGGCCAGGCCAGCAGCATGCCCGCCGCGAAGCCGACCACATGGGCCGCGTACGCCACGGTTCCGGCGCCGGAGACCCCGTGCCCCGAGGAGTACACCGCCTGGAGCACGAACCAGAAGCCCAGCACCAGCCAGGCGGGCAGCCTGAGCGGCAGGAAGACCAGGAACGGGACGAGGACCCAGACCCTGGCCGTCGGATACAGCACCAGATAGGCGCCCAGCACCCCGGCGATCGCTCCGGACGCGCCGATCAGCGGGTCGCCGGAGGCGTCGTTGAGCAGCGCGAACCCGTAGCCGGCCGCGTAGCCGCAGACGACGTAGAAGAGGAAGTAGCGGATGTGGCCCATCCGGTCCTCGACGTTGTTGCCGAAGATCAGCAGGAAGAGCATGTTGCCCAGCAGGTGCAGCCAGCCGCCGTGCAGGAACATCGCGGTGAACACGGACAGCGGCGGGGACTTGTCGTAGCCGGGTGGCGCCACGACACAGCCCGGGCCGTGCGGGCCCACGCCCACGCCGCCCGTGGGCACCAGCCGGGGCATCTGATGGTGGATCAGCTCCCGGGGGACCGCCGCGTAGTGGTCCACGAACGCCTGGAGGTGACACAGCCGCGCCAGATCGCCGCCTGCGGCCACGGAACCGGCAGCGCCCGGGGTGGCGAGGAAGACGAGGACGTTGGCCGCGATGAGCGCGTACGTCACATAGGGCGTGCGGCGCAGCGGGTTCACGTCATGGACGGGGATGACCACACAGAAGTAGTGCCCGCGAAGCGGCACGTGAATCGGTGAACGCGGCCGGGCACGCGTGCGTATCTGTTCTCAACCGACGTGAGGACAGGCGATGAACGTTCCGCAGGTTTCGGCGATGCATGCTCTCCCCGATGGTGAGGCAGAGCTGTCTTTGGTGCTACGGCTTCCCTGGGAGGATGTCGCGCGGCTCGGTCAGGAAGCGGGGCGGCTCGCTTCGCAGATGCAGCGGCCCGTGACGCTGGACGAGGCGGTGAGCCACCGGCTGCGGTCGGCTCGCCCCGCGGCGTCTCATGCCAAGCCGGCGGGTGAGCAGCCTGCCGCCGTGACGTCGAGTGCGGCCGTCACTTCCTTGCCGCGGATCAGCGGGACGGCCTAGGAGCGGTGCGGGGTGCGGGTGCGTGCCCTACGCCCGCCTGATCGCTGCCGTTGCCTTTCTCGCCGCCACCAGAACCGGGTCCCACACCGGTGAGAACGGCGGAGCGTAGCCCAGGTCCAGGGCTGTCATCTGCTCCACCGTCATCTGCGCGGTCAGCGCGACCGCCGCGATGTCGACGCGCTTGGCCGCACCCTCCCTGCCGACGATCTGTACGCCGAGCAGGCGGCCCGTGCGGCGCTCGGCGAGCATCTTGACCGTCATCGGGGCGGCGCCGGGGTAGTAGCCGGCGCGGCTCGTCGACTCGATGGTGACGGTCTCGTACCGGAGGCCGACCCGGCGGGCGTCCTTCTCGCGCAGGCCGGTGCGGGCGATCTCCAGGTCGCAGACCTTGCTGACCGCCGTGCCCACGACGCCCGGGAAGGTCGCGTAACCGCCGCCGGCGTTGGTGCCGATGACCTGGCCGTGCTTGTTGGCGTGGGTGCCGAGCGGGACGTACTGCTCCTGGCCGGAGACCA is a genomic window of Streptomyces griseochromogenes containing:
- a CDS encoding NTP pyrophosphohydrolase, producing the protein MNDPLGSPDPDGPVLVIVDGANVVGSRPDGWWRDRRGAAERLRDRLAGAGLPGHGGAVEIVLVVEGAARGVESVPGVRVESASGSGDDRIVELAAGQPGRPRLVVTADRELRRRVTELGAEVTGPRAVIG
- a CDS encoding 3-hydroxyacyl-CoA dehydrogenase NAD-binding domain-containing protein; protein product: MSTTAELLKGAAELFPDEVVTQAHVRHFDLPFGAGRFALITLDNGLDHTKPTTFGPASLANLNTAIDQVEKEAAEGTIVGAGVTGKPFIFAVGADLKGVELLKKHEDALAIGKGGHEVFKRLAALAVPTFAYYNGAAMGGGVEVGLHCTYRTVSKAIPAFSLPEVFLGLVPGWGGCALLPNLIGADKAVSVIIENSLNQNKQLKGQQVFDLGIADAIFEGADFLEQSLIWTAQVLKGDIEVERPVIDRGEAWDQAVAKGRFIADGKVHGAAPAAYRALDIIAAAKNGDLQQGYDAEDKALADLIMGGELRSGIYAFNLVQKRGKRPAGAPDKNLARPVTKVGVVGAGLMASQLALLFLRRLEVPVVLTDIDQERVDKGVGYVHAEIDKLLGKGRINQDKANRLKALVTGVLDKAEGFSDADFIIEAVFEEIGVKQQVFAEVEAVAPAHAILATNTSSLSVTEMASKLQHPERVVGFHFFNPVAILPLLEIVRGEKTDDASLATAFAVAKKLKKTAVLTKDAPAFVVNRILTRFMGEIQNVIDEGTPVEVAEKAIEPLGLPMSPLVLLELVGPAIGLHVSETLNRAFPDRFTVSANLAAVVKAGKRGFYVYDSGKPELDPEVAALLKQGDVVLTEEQVRERVLDAVAQEIGLMLDEGVVAEAQDIDLCLITGAGWPFHLGGITPYLDREGVSERVNGKKFLAPGVASVPQ
- a CDS encoding thiolase family protein, with the translated sequence MPRTVRDVVFVDGVRTPFGKAGPKGIYHETRADDLVVKAIRELLRRNPGLDPKKIDEVAIAATTQIGDQGLTLGRTAGILAGLPQSVPGYSIDRMCAGALTAVTATAGSIAFGAYDAVIAGGVEHMGRHPMGEGVDPNPRFVSEKLVDESALFMGMTAENLHDRYPHITKLRADEYAVRSQEKAAKAYANGKIQQDLVPISVRRTSPEAGETGWGLVTADEPMRPGTTLENLSGLKTPFRVHGRVTAGNAAGLNDGATASIIASEDFARENGLPVKMRLVSYAFAGVEPEVMGYGPIPATEKALAKAGLGIGDIGLFEINEAFAVQVLALLDHYGIADDDERVNQYGGAIAFGHPLASSGVRLMTQLARQFEEQRHVRYGLTTMCVGFGMGATVIWENPHFDGGDK
- a CDS encoding ribonuclease D; this encodes MTDAQDTAADASLRTTGGTPPDDAGSSVTGAPTPLLEPREGIPPVIADEAALAEVIAAFAAGSGPVAVDAERASGYRYGQRAYLVQLRREGAGTALIDPVACPDLSGLGEALSGVEWVLHAATQDLPCLREIGMVPTLLFDTELAGRIAGFPRVGLGAMVESVLGFVLEKGHSAVDWSTRPLPEPWLRYAALDVELLVDLRDALEKELDRQGKLEWARQEFDAIASAPPAEPRKDPWRRTSGMHKVRRRRQLAVVRELWQTRDRIAQRRDVSPGKVLSDAAIVEAALSLPGSVHALAALNGFGHRVGRRQLEQWQAAVDRAKALPDGALPQPGQPVTGPPPPRAWADKDPAAAARLSAARAGVSTLAEQLGMPQENLISPDTVRRLCWEPPKVVDAGSVGAALAGYGARAWQVDQVTAALVAALSANGV
- a CDS encoding response regulator transcription factor; the encoded protein is MSVLLEQPASLVAYRPNKPTAMVVVADPRVRSTVTRHLWALGVRDVIEASSIAEARPRIGNPRDICVADVHLPDGSGLTLLSETRAAGWPNGLALSAADDIGAVRNALAGGVKGYVVTGTRTNIGLPARPGAAPLGAGARMHRRPPGAPSHPGGYRELSGREVEVLRLVAEGQSNKAIGVSMGLSALTVKSHLARIARKLGTGDRAGMVAVALRTGIIH
- a CDS encoding DUF3000 domain-containing protein; the protein is MAAAQGRMSDSADGTDDEKDTGEADRHSDSSGPPAFRAAVEALRGSRLRPQVEVETTPAPRRLAPFAYALEAVVVDGDQDLADGRLVLLHDPAGHDAWRGTFRLVTLVRAELEPEMAADPLLPEVCWSWLTGALQSRGLTYGEPSGTVTRAGSHYFGGLAERPPASQIEIRASWTPRESLAGVPDTAGHLASWCDLLAQVGGLPPAGPGDASVVTLPQRRRGPQSR
- the hemE gene encoding uroporphyrinogen decarboxylase; this encodes MSANGSPTGQQPTATYDSAFLRACRREPVPHTPVWFMRQAGRSLPEYRKVREGIPMLESCMRPELVTEITLQPVRRHDVDAAIYFSDIVVPLKAIGLDLDIKPGVGPVVEQPIRTRADLARLRDLTPEDVPYITEAVGLLTRELGATPLIGFAGAPFTLASYLVEGGPSRTYENAKAMMYGDPQLWADLLDRLADITAAFLKVQIEAGASAVQLFDSWVGALAPADYVKSVMPASAKVFEAVAGYGVPRIHFGVGTGELLKLMGEAGADVVGVDWRVPLDEAARRVGPGKALQGNIDPTVLFTDKDTVEARAREVLDAATGLEGHVFNLGHGVMPNTDPDALTRLVDYVHTASAR
- a CDS encoding rhomboid family intramembrane serine protease; its protein translation is MVIPVHDVNPLRRTPYVTYALIAANVLVFLATPGAAGSVAAGGDLARLCHLQAFVDHYAAVPRELIHHQMPRLVPTGGVGVGPHGPGCVVAPPGYDKSPPLSVFTAMFLHGGWLHLLGNMLFLLIFGNNVEDRMGHIRYFLFYVVCGYAAGYGFALLNDASGDPLIGASGAIAGVLGAYLVLYPTARVWVLVPFLVFLPLRLPAWLVLGFWFVLQAVYSSGHGVSGAGTVAYAAHVVGFAAGMLLAWPLKPGTPPPPEPPRLLFGRRARPRQVW